The genomic stretch CCGGGCGAGGAACGAACCTCCAGTCCATTCTGGATGCCGGCCGCGAAGGCAGGCTGGACGCATCCGTCGCGGCGGTTGTGAGCGACAAGGAAGGGGCTTTTGCCCTGGAAAGGGCCCGTTTGGCGGGAATTCCGGCTTATTATGTCAACCCGCGAGGGTATTGCTCAAAGGAGGAATACGAAGAGGCTCTTCTGGGGGTCGTCAGGTATAGCCGGGCCGACTGCGTGGTCCTGGCCGGTTTTATGCGGGTGCTTTCGCCGTATTTCATAAAAGCCGCCGGTGTTCCCATCCTCAATATCCATCCATCTATACTGCCGTCCTTTCCAGGGCTCCACGCCCAGCGCCAGGCACTGGAATATGGTGTTCGCTACAGCGGCTGCACGGTGCATTTTGTTGATGAAGGCGTGGATTCGGGTCCGATCATCCTCCAGGCGGTAGTGCCTGTTCTTCCCTCCGACACCGAGGAAAGCCTGGCCGCGAGAATACTGGAAAAGGAACATATTATTTACCCCGAAGCTTTGCAGCTTTTATGCGAAGGGCGTGTGCTCCGCCGGGGAAGAAAAGTTATTATACTAGAGGAAGGTGAAATCAATGAGTAAACTTGCCCTGATCAGCGTATCCGACAAGAGAGGGCTTGCGGATTTTGCCAAAGGCCTGAAAAGTCTCGGATACGCCATAGTATCGACAGGGGGAACGGCACGAGCCATCCAGGAGGAGGGCATTGAGGTAACGCCTGTTTCGGAGATAACAGGATTCCCTGAAATCCTGGACGGCAGGGTAAAAACACTGCATCCCGGCATCCATGCCGGCATCCTGGCGAAACAAGAACCGGATCACTTTGCGCAGCTTGAAAAGTTGGGGATCAAGCCGTTTGACCTGGTGGCTGTCAATCTTTACCCCTTCCGGGAAACGGTGGCCAGACCCGGGGTCACCCTGGAGGAAGCCCTGGAGAACATCGATATCGGCGGGCCTTCCATGGTCAGGGCGGCAGCCAAGAATTACGAGCGGGTGGCTGTTGTGGTCAACC from Peptococcaceae bacterium encodes the following:
- the purN gene encoding phosphoribosylglycinamide formyltransferase, whose product is MAHLRLAVLASGRGTNLQSILDAGREGRLDASVAAVVSDKEGAFALERARLAGIPAYYVNPRGYCSKEEYEEALLGVVRYSRADCVVLAGFMRVLSPYFIKAAGVPILNIHPSILPSFPGLHAQRQALEYGVRYSGCTVHFVDEGVDSGPIILQAVVPVLPSDTEESLAARILEKEHIIYPEALQLLCEGRVLRRGRKVIILEEGEINE